The following coding sequences lie in one Pseudomonas sp. SL4(2022) genomic window:
- a CDS encoding substrate-binding periplasmic protein, with translation MTADPLVRIGTGDWAPYVDQQRSDGGALSRLIRGIFEAAGYQVELVYYPWDRNLLMLEQGNLDAVMPYICNKNRQRFSQCSDAVAHGEVVLFQRADQQLNWQRFEDLEKFRIATTLGYSYGSKFDAALDAGRLQVQQSGKEDTGFRLLSLGRVDFHPQDRAVGYAMLQRLFSAEERALIKHNPRILHAEPLHVLFRKDDARAQRLLEVFNAGLRRLVANGELASLQRALNAGNADQWQFTLESSVQ, from the coding sequence ACGTATTGGCACGGGTGATTGGGCGCCTTACGTCGATCAGCAGCGCAGTGATGGCGGGGCCTTGTCGCGCCTGATACGCGGTATTTTCGAAGCTGCCGGTTATCAGGTCGAATTGGTCTACTACCCCTGGGATCGTAATTTGCTGATGCTCGAGCAAGGCAATCTTGATGCGGTGATGCCCTATATCTGCAATAAGAATCGCCAGCGATTCAGTCAGTGCAGCGATGCTGTTGCCCATGGCGAGGTGGTGCTGTTCCAGCGAGCTGACCAGCAACTTAATTGGCAGCGTTTTGAGGACCTGGAAAAATTTCGCATAGCCACCACCCTGGGCTACTCCTATGGCTCGAAGTTTGATGCAGCGCTTGATGCCGGGCGCTTACAGGTGCAGCAGAGTGGCAAGGAAGACACGGGATTCCGGCTGCTCAGCCTGGGGCGAGTGGACTTTCATCCGCAGGATCGGGCCGTCGGCTATGCCATGCTGCAGCGCCTTTTCTCGGCCGAGGAACGGGCCTTGATCAAGCACAATCCCCGTATTTTGCATGCTGAGCCGCTGCACGTATTGTTCCGTAAGGACGATGCACGGGCACAACGTCTGCTTGAGGTGTTCAATGCAGGACTGCGCCGCTTGGTGGCCAATGGTGAATTGGCATCCTTACAACGCGCACTGAATGCAGGGAATGCTGATCAGTGGCAGTTCACCCTAGAGTCTTCAGTGCAATGA
- the dapD gene encoding 2,3,4,5-tetrahydropyridine-2,6-dicarboxylate N-succinyltransferase, with translation MSTALFSLAFGVGTQNRQGTWLEVFYAQPLLNPASELVAKVVEKLGYQGGNQAIAITTNQAGDLAEVLKHTDSAQAALLTRLAESQKPLVVTLLAEDAALTSTPEAYLKLHLLSHRLVKPHGLNLTGIFPLLPNVAWTSQGAVDLAELAERQLEARLKGELLEVFSVDKFPKMTDYVVPSGVRIADSARIRLGAYVGEGTTVMHEGFVNFNAGTAGPGMIEGRVSAGVFVGKGSDLGGGCSTMGTLSGGGNIVISVGEGCLIGANAGIGIPLGDRNTVESGLYITAGTKVALLDADNQLVKVLKARDLAGQPDLLFRRNSQTGAVECKTHKSAIELNEALHAHN, from the coding sequence CTTTGGCGTTGGCACTCAAAACCGTCAGGGCACCTGGCTGGAAGTCTTTTACGCACAGCCACTGCTCAACCCGGCCAGCGAGCTGGTCGCCAAAGTGGTGGAAAAACTCGGCTACCAGGGCGGCAACCAGGCCATCGCCATCACCACCAATCAGGCCGGTGATCTGGCCGAAGTGCTCAAACACACCGACAGCGCTCAAGCCGCCCTGCTGACCCGCCTGGCCGAAAGCCAAAAGCCGCTGGTGGTCACCCTGCTGGCCGAAGACGCCGCACTGACCAGCACCCCTGAGGCGTACCTGAAACTGCACCTGCTGTCGCACCGTTTGGTGAAGCCGCATGGCCTCAACCTCACCGGTATTTTCCCGCTGCTGCCGAACGTGGCCTGGACCAGCCAGGGTGCAGTCGATTTGGCCGAGCTGGCTGAGCGCCAACTGGAAGCGCGCCTCAAAGGCGAACTGCTGGAAGTGTTCTCGGTCGACAAGTTCCCGAAAATGACCGACTACGTGGTGCCGAGCGGCGTGCGTATCGCTGACAGCGCGCGTATTCGTCTGGGTGCCTACGTGGGCGAAGGCACCACCGTGATGCACGAAGGGTTCGTTAACTTCAACGCCGGTACCGCCGGCCCCGGCATGATCGAAGGCCGTGTGTCGGCAGGCGTGTTTGTTGGTAAAGGTTCAGACCTGGGCGGCGGCTGTTCGACCATGGGCACCCTGTCCGGCGGCGGCAATATCGTCATTTCCGTGGGCGAAGGCTGCCTGATCGGCGCTAACGCTGGCATCGGCATTCCATTAGGCGACCGCAACACCGTGGAATCCGGCCTGTACATCACCGCCGGTACCAAGGTCGCGCTGCTCGATGCCGACAATCAACTGGTCAAGGTGCTCAAGGCCCGCGACTTGGCGGGTCAGCCAGACCTGCTGTTCCGTCGCAACTCGCAAACCGGCGCGGTGGAGTGCAAAACCCACAAGTCGGCCATTGAGTTGAACGAAGCCCTGCACGCGCACAACTAA
- a CDS encoding SufE family protein codes for MTLPENAQAALHAFTNCPGWEQRARLLMQWGERLLPLTEAERCEANRVSGCESQVWLLVDTQGAHWQFRASSDARLLRGLLALLLARVNGLPPSELRQLDPADWFTQLGLARHLSPSRSNGLQAVLARMQQLIALKTLG; via the coding sequence ATGACCTTACCGGAGAACGCTCAAGCCGCCCTACACGCCTTCACCAATTGTCCAGGCTGGGAACAGCGTGCGCGCCTGCTGATGCAATGGGGCGAACGATTGCTGCCCCTGACCGAAGCAGAACGCTGCGAAGCCAATCGGGTCAGCGGCTGTGAAAGCCAGGTGTGGTTGCTGGTCGACACGCAGGGGGCCCATTGGCAATTTCGCGCCAGCAGCGATGCACGCCTGTTGCGTGGCCTGCTCGCGCTGCTATTGGCCAGAGTCAACGGTCTGCCGCCAAGCGAACTGAGGCAACTGGATCCAGCCGACTGGTTTACTCAGCTCGGCCTGGCCCGCCACCTTTCCCCCTCACGCAGTAACGGCCTACAAGCCGTACTCGCACGCATGCAACAGCTCATTGCACTGAAGACTCTAGGGTGA
- a CDS encoding aminotransferase class V-fold PLP-dependent enzyme gives MALDSPWRADFPGILALAAEGQTYLDSAATAQKPQTMLDALLGYYAGGAANVHRAQHVPGERATRAFEATREKVARWLNAADAQQILFTRSATEAFNLLAYGLEHRFIAGDEIVISALEHHANLLPWQQLAQRRQLKLVVLPLDPHGLIDLAQAAQLIGPRTRLLAISQLSNVLGSWQPLRPLMTLAQAQGALTVVDGSQGVVHGRQDVQALGCDFYVCSSHKLYGPDGVGLLYGRPQALEQLSHWQFGGEMLQDTDYHNARFRPAPLGFEAGTPPIASVIALGASLDYLSSLDASAVSAHEAALHGELITGLQQRQGLRLLGTPTVALASFVVEGVHPADLAHLLTEQGIAVRAGHHCAMPLLQGLGLSGAIRVSLGLYNDAGDLQRFFSALDQTLELLQ, from the coding sequence ATGGCTCTTGATTCCCCATGGCGCGCTGACTTCCCCGGTATTCTGGCCCTTGCGGCCGAAGGCCAGACCTATCTGGACAGCGCCGCCACCGCGCAAAAGCCCCAGACCATGCTCGATGCCCTGCTCGGCTATTACGCCGGCGGCGCCGCGAACGTGCACCGCGCCCAGCATGTGCCGGGCGAACGTGCCACCCGTGCCTTTGAAGCCACGCGGGAGAAAGTCGCGCGCTGGCTCAACGCCGCCGACGCACAGCAGATCCTCTTCACCCGCAGCGCCACCGAAGCGTTCAATCTTCTGGCCTATGGCCTGGAGCATCGTTTCATTGCGGGTGACGAAATCGTCATCAGCGCGCTGGAACACCACGCCAACCTGCTGCCGTGGCAACAACTGGCGCAGCGTCGTCAGCTAAAACTGGTGGTGCTGCCGCTGGACCCGCATGGCTTGATTGATCTAGCCCAAGCCGCGCAACTGATCGGGCCGCGCACCCGCCTGCTGGCGATCAGTCAACTGTCCAACGTGCTGGGTAGCTGGCAACCGCTAAGGCCGCTCATGACCTTGGCGCAGGCGCAAGGTGCGCTGACCGTGGTCGATGGCAGCCAAGGCGTGGTGCATGGCCGTCAGGATGTTCAGGCACTCGGCTGCGATTTCTATGTCTGCTCCAGCCACAAGCTTTACGGCCCGGACGGTGTCGGCCTGCTCTATGGCCGCCCGCAAGCGCTGGAACAGCTGTCGCACTGGCAGTTTGGTGGCGAAATGCTGCAGGACACCGACTACCACAACGCCCGTTTCCGCCCTGCGCCATTAGGCTTTGAGGCTGGTACGCCACCGATTGCGTCGGTGATCGCCCTGGGTGCCAGCCTGGATTACCTGAGCAGCCTCGACGCTAGCGCCGTCAGCGCCCACGAAGCGGCGCTGCATGGCGAGCTGATCACGGGGCTGCAGCAGCGCCAAGGCCTGCGCCTGCTCGGCACGCCGACTGTCGCCCTGGCCAGCTTTGTGGTCGAGGGCGTACACCCGGCCGACCTTGCCCACCTGCTGACCGAACAGGGCATCGCCGTGCGCGCCGGCCATCACTGCGCCATGCCGCTGCTGCAGGGCCTCGGCTTGAGCGGGGCGATTCGTGTATCGCTGGGTTTGTATAACGATGCGGGCGACTTGCAGCGCTTTTTCAGTGCACTGGATCAGACCCTGGAACTGTTGCAATGA